A genomic window from Brassica oleracea var. oleracea cultivar TO1000 chromosome C8, BOL, whole genome shotgun sequence includes:
- the LOC106311190 gene encoding uncharacterized protein LOC106311190 (The sequence of the model RefSeq protein was modified relative to this genomic sequence to represent the inferred CDS: added 18 bases not found in genome assembly) — protein sequence MNNYRIKDPTSLRSFMVEKFNEEFGLDINYKFFKEKLDTLKKKYNKYRELLTSTGISVDPITSEIDASDSWWKDRESQYSVNQRREEMMNQSATNNEDQLYQETFGGEMSDNEEPEMQENEEVYPGDPIQIPGSRVQQQVRGRRGSSSQRSSIPSRVIHGSGARGSKKRQSFETTLTDTMTGFREFQRQSLQQLRQNPFDQDDYDNFDAAVKIFESMELPNDTKFYWACINEFREDAFWRKYFIDRAESTFEEKIQFLQALTGYTRDDDFVGKRLSSCKPFGSPSSSGFHSGSQSSGGNNSWGKNSYM from the exons ATGAACAATTACCGTATAAAAGACCCTACATCTTTGCGTTCT TTTATGGTTGAAAAATTTAACGAAGAGTTCGGTTTAGATATAAACTATAAGTTTTTCAAAGAAAAACTCGATACCTTGAAAAAGAAGTACAATAAGTATCGAGAGCTTCTAACTTCAACTGGTATCTCGGTTGATCCTATTACTTCTGAGATTGATGCATCTGACTCATGGTGGAAAGATCGTG AATCCCAATATTCTGTCAACCAAAGAAGAGAAGAAATGATGAATCAAAGTGCCACTAATAATGAAGATCAGTTGTACCAAGAAACCTTTGGTGGTGAGATGTCAGACAATGAAGAGCCAGAGATGCAAGAAAACGAAGAAGTGTATC CGGGTGATCCGATTCAAATTCCTGGTTCAAGAGTTCAACAACAAGTCAGAGGAAGACGAGGAAGTTCTTCACAAAGATCATCGATACCTTCACGAGTTATACATGGAAGTGGTGCAAGAGGAAGTAAAAAAAGACAGTCATTTGAGACCACCCTCACAGATACAATGACTGGATTTAGGGAGTTTCAACGTCAAAGTTTACAACAACTACGCCAAAATCCGTTTGACCAAGACGACTATGACAATTTTGATGCGGCTGTGAAGATATTTGAATCGATGGAGCTACCGAATGACACAAAATTCTATTGGGCGTGCATTAACGAATTTAGAGAAGATGCATTCTGGCGAAAGTATTTTATTGATAGAGCTGAAAGTACTTTCGAAGAGAAGATACAATTTCTACAAGCATTAACTGGATATACGCGTGATGATGATTTTGTGGGCAAGCGATTAAGCTCATGTAAACCATTTGGGAGTCCAAGTTCAAGTGGTTTTCATTCAGGTAGTCAATCTTCTGGTGGTAATAATTCTTGGGGG